In the genome of Lactuca sativa cultivar Salinas chromosome 3, Lsat_Salinas_v11, whole genome shotgun sequence, the window CTGCACTCTTCCAATTAATTgaacattttaattaattaacaccTAGTCCATGCAATtgtttaatttctaattaatttcaaattagcttctaattaatttatcataaGATGACAAATgaattaactaatttattctgATTTCTTTTTGTCATTTAATTGCTCAATTGGGTCCTAATGGTAACCCAATAGGACCTATTATTATTAGAagtagacaaaactgcaaaaataatcttatggttagctgaaaattgtcCTTTGGTCAAAAAAGGTTTCAATCAACACCaaaggtccaaacttttcattttacaAGTTTGGTctgatttgttttgaaatttttctgAAATGACGAGTTTGCCATTCAttaatttcattttctatttTCCTATATTTcaataactaaaaataaaaagaaaaataagaaaattaatggTGTTACCTCCCCCATTTATCTCTCTCTACATTAAACACACTCAAATACTCAAAATAACAATACCACCGCCAGAAAATATAAAGACCACTACTGCCGCCGGGAGATATAAACACTACCATTACCTTGAAAACCCTTGTTTTCCGACGCCGACTTCACCGGTGTCACCCATTTTGGTACCTTCTTTGCAGAATTGTTGAGATATGAATGCCACCACATGTCAAAACCACCATAACCTCCCTTTGATTCCCTAATCAACTCCCACTACCGGAGAAGACAAATCTAGATCTGAAAAACTTTTAGATCCGAGATTTCCCTATATCTGTTTTCAAATCCGAGGTTTTTGCCAAAAAATGTCAGGGGTACAAGATCGACGACACTAGTTTCGGGTACAAGATCGACGACACTAGTTTCGGGTTTCCAGACGGTGGTGGTGGCTTTAAATGCTGGAGTACAAGAGTGGCGACACTAGGATCATCGGGGAATGAGAGGCAACGACGTATAGATATGCACGATGGCTTCTTCAAGGAGTCGACGGTTAAGGATTCGGCGGCGCAAAATGTCAGGGGTACAAGATCGACGACACTAGTTTCGGGTTTCCAGACGGTGGTGGTGGCTTTAAATGCTGGAGTACAAGAGTGGCGACACTAGGATCATCGGGGAATGAGAGGCAACGACATATAGATATGCACGATGGCTTCTTCGAGGAGTCGACGGTTAAGGATTCGGCGGCGCAAAATGTCAGGGGTACAAGATCGACGACACTAGTTTCGGGTTTCCAGACGGTGGTGGTGGCTTTAAATGCTGGAGTACAAGAGTGGCGACACTAGGATCATCGGGGAATGAGAGGCAACGACATATAGATATGCACGATGGCTTCTTCGAGGAGTCGACGGTTAAGGATTCGGCGGCGCAAAATGTCAGGGGTACAAGATCGACGACACTAGTTTCGGGTTTCCAGACGGTGGTGGTGGCTTTAAATGCTGGAGTACAAGAGTGGCGACACTAGGATCATCGGGGAATGAGAGGCAACGACATATAGATATGCACGATGGCTTCTTCAAGGAGTCGACGGTTAAGGATTCGGCGGCGCTAACACAGAGATAGTCAAGGATTCGACGGTGGCGTTGGAAAGCCAAACGACACATAGACATATTTGGACGCCGACGACATTGTAGATCCGATGTCAGATGTTCAGATCTTGACCATTGGTGGTGGTTGGGATGTTCCGGTGAAAAGGTGGCGGAGCCCTAGCAGTGGGCGGCGGTTTCCGGTGATGTGGCGGTTTCTGGCGGGGCACTGGATTCCGACGATACATTAAAGAGAGAGTTTAAGAGGGGTGGGGATTGGGTGGGTTATTAGGTAGTAggtttatattttgttttcttatattttgttttattataattaaataatagtaaagtaaagaaaaggaaaaaacaaATAGATATAAGTAAAACTTTTATAATGCTTTGGACCATAACcacaacaaaattaaagttttggaCCTTTGGTGTTAGTCCAAACCTTTTTAGACCAAAATAACAATTTTCAACTAACCACAAAAACCATCTTTGCAGTTTTATATAAGAAATATTATCAATAGTTATAACATTGGATACTATTTCCGACATGAATAGTAAGAAGTTGGAATTCTAGTCTTTCAAAGTGAAGTGAAATGAGtactaataattaaaataatatatttctttttgaaCTAATTAGTAAGTTATGATGTGTAAATGTTCCACAATGTTAAAAGTTGCTATGACGTTCAATACATGTTTTACATATGAATGAGTTGGGCAGTGTACGGGGGCATATATCACAAAACCAAAAAAATTGTGTTACAGACTTGCCTAAAATCTTTGGCAACCCTCTTGAATTTGAGTTTTATTGTATGGAGCTTGGTGGAAGGTAAAAGTATTATGGCAATGTATGAGACTAGAAGAAGGATGAAAAAACAACCGCCAAATTTAACCTGGAGTCCATGGCCAAAGTAAATTTAAAGAAGAGACCatttttttagtaatttaatTTTAAAGTTAAATTGTTTTAACAGTTTGTCTTGAAATTAAGTCAAGGTAACTAATTCCACATCTCTTACTATAAAAATCAATCGATTGCCACCCAGCACCAACTGATACCTGTATGAGTACCCATTATATTGTTTAAAGTTCTATTGGTTTTTGTATCTCAGTCTTCATCTATTTGACgaaaattatagaaaacaatttATTGTATATCCAAGAGATGGGAAAACTAGTTGATAAATTTACCAATGTTATTTTTGCTACTTTTTACAGTTATTGGAAATCCAAGAGATGGGAAAACTTGTTGATAGATTTCATCTGAAGAGTATTCAGCGACAGATCTGTCCATGACTAATACATGATTTTACAGAAATGAAACTTCTAAAAGGAATAGCAATCTTCACTGACTTATTTGTTTCTCTACTACATAATGATTTAAGAAAACATATGAGAAGTTTCATAACAAAAAGGCATATAAATATATTCATCAGGATGAATATAGGGAACATGACAAAAGCAAATAATTAACATTGAAAGTACACTAATATCAGGTCTTCATCAACAGATTTGAAACTTGATGCATTGTTGGCCTTTCTTGtggatttgagttcaaacatGATCTTGAGAGATTGAGTACTAAATTAACTTGTTTCTCAACTTGTGGTGAAGGAAGTGGAATACGACTATCTCCAACATTTGCTAACACCAGATAATCAGTAGACAATGTTGGTAGTTCACCAGGATGCTTTCCCATGATCACTTCTAGTGAAACGATGCCAAAGCTATACACATCGCATTTCTCGGTTGCCACCATCGTATAAGCAAGCTCTACATCCAAAAAAACatcaaataaaaacaaaaaaaaaagctaTATCAACCCCACAAGATTGTAACATAGATACATATATGTACAaatacttattcatatatataacatgaaaCTTAAGAAAATGTAGAGCTAACATCACAAAATGATATTACCTGGTGCGATATAACCATAGGTGCCTGCAATTGCGGTCCAATTGGATGAGTCTAGCTTTAAAAGCTTGGATGTGCCAAAATCAGAAATATGTGCCTCATAATCAGAATCAAGAAGGATGTTGGCTATGGATATGTCTCTATGAATTATAGGAGGTGAGCAATCATGATGCATATAAGCCAAACCATTAGCTATGGCCTTCACAATATTGACCCttttcaaccaatccaattctttTGCTAAGATATCGCTTCTTAAGATTGATCCAAGGCTTCCCTTTTCAAGGTATTCATAAATCAAAAACGAGTGGCGGGCATGGGAGCAATATCCATAGAGTTTCACTATGTTTCGATGCCTTATGTTCGTTAATGCACGTATCTCATTAAGGAATCCATTATGATCAACATTCTCAGATGATGAGTGGAGTTTCTTGACAGCTACCACATTGTTAGGTTGTAGCTCGGCTTTGTAAACAATTCCATATCCTCCGGTCCCAATACAATATGCTTCATTAAAATCGTTTGTTGCTTTCAAGATATCATCATACGCTACTTTTCCGTCAAAACTTGTAATGGAGAAATAATCACCACTTTCTTCTTCCAATGGTTTTTGTGGAgactttttcttttgtttttgatAAGCAATGAAGCCACACATGAATAAACCAAGTAATATTGCACAACTAAGAGGCAACATAATTACAAGGATGAGCTTATGCTTAAACGGATCCTTTTTCTTCTTAATAATTTGACTTGCACAAGCTTTTATTCCTGTAACATTTCCACACAAACCTGGATTTCCTTTTATGGACGCATTCAAGAAGTTGGAACAAGGGGGAACTCGACCTGTGAGTTCATTGTAGGATAGATTGATATCAATCCCGCTAGGTAAGCTTGTAAAAGCATTAGGAATAGACCCACAAAGTCTATTGTGAGACATATTCATATTCtgcaaaattttcaaactttGAACTTCAGATGGTATCTCCCCTGTGAGCAAATTATGAGATAAATCAAGTTCTATAAGTTGACCTAATTTACCAATCTCAGATGGAATTTTTCCACCGATCTTGTTATTACTAAGATTTAGTTCATAAATGTGTGACCACTGACCAATACTACTTGGTATAAACCCATTCAATCTATTTGTGGATAGATCGAGTTCAAGTAGTTCATTGAATGATCCGAGCTCCGGAGGTATATTACCTGAGAGTTGGTTATcacacaagtacatatacaacatACTTTTCATCTTCCCAAACTCCTTTGGGATCTCACCAACCAAATGATTTGAAAATAGAGCTAGCCTTTGTAGTTGAGTTGAATTTCCAAACTCAGGAGGAATAGTACCACTAAGGTGATTGTTGCCCACCTCAAGAATAGTGAGAGACTTCAATTTTCCAACCTCATTTGGAATGGAACCTGATAACATATTCTCATCGAGGTGCAAATTCTGTAGATTGCTCAGGTTTGCTAGTGATGAAGGAATAGAACCACTAAGTTGATTCGACGACACAGCAAGAGCAGAGACATAATTCAAATTCCCAAGTTCGGTAGGAATGGGACCAGATAATATATTCTCATAGAGGTACAAAATATGTACGTTGCTCAGGTTTCCTAGTGAGGAAGGAATAGAACCACTAAGTCGATTCTTGCCCATCTGAAGATGAGTGAGAGACTTCAAATTCCCGAGTTCATAAGGAATGGGCCCAGATAAATTGTTGCCATGGAGGTGCAGACTCTCAATGTTACTCAGGTTTGCTAGTGATGAAGGAATAGAACCACTAAGTTGGTTGATGTACACCACAAGATCAGTGAGAGATTTTAAATTCCCAAGTTCAGTAGGAATGGGGCCGAATAATTTATTCTCATTAAGGTACAGAGTCTGTAGGTTGCTCAGGTTTCCTAGTGATGAAGGAATAGAACCACTAATTTGATTGTGGCTCAACTGAAGATCAGTGAGAGAAGTCAAATTCCCAAGTTGGATAAGAATGGGACCAGATAATTTATTCTGACTTAGGCACAATACCTGTAGGTTACTCAGGTTTGTTAGAGATAAAGGAATAGAACCACTAAGTTTATTGTAGCTCATCTGAAGGTCGGTGAGAGACTTCAAATTCCCAAGTTCAATAGGAATGGGTCCAGATAATTTATTTTTACTTAGGTACAAAAGTTGTAGGTTACTTAGGTTTGCTAGAGATGTGGGAATACAACCACTAAGTTTATTGTAGCTTATGGAAAGTTCAGCGAGAGACTTCAAGTTCTTAAGTTCAATAGGAATGAGACCAGATAGTTGATTTTGAAAAAGATAAAGGAACTTCAAAGATGTCATATTACCCAATGACGAAGGAATTGAACCACTAAGTTGATTGTTGCTCAACTCAAGATCAACGAGATGCTTCAAATTCTCAAGTTCGATAGGAATGGGACCAGAGAGTTGATTTTGGTCAAAATAAAGAACTTTCAAAGATATCAAATCACCCAATGATGAAGGAATTGAGCCAGATATATTGTTTGAGTCTAGGTAAAAGATGGTTAACTGGTGCAAGTTTCCTATTTCAGATGGGATTACTCCAGAAAACTTATTCTCTGAAAAATAAAGGTAGACAAGTTTGGACAGGAGTCTGATTTCTGGTGGGATGGGGCCAAAGAAGTTGTTCATAGCAAGATCAAAATACGTAAGATTGTGTAGCAAAGAGAATGGAAATTGGTGGAGTGTACCTTTCAAGCCAGCTGAACTGAGGTTCAGCCCATGAATGCTCCAATCAGTATTGCAAACTACACCAAACCAAGAAGTGCATGGAACTGATGCATTGGATTTCATAGGGAGAGGAAGCCATGAAGAGAGCAAGGAGTTGTTTGGGATTTCGAGGCTTTCTTTCCATTTGAGAAGAGCATTGGCTTCCTCCAAAGAAGCATAAGTAATAGTTGGTTTGGGGAAGAGTGTAATGATTAATAGAGTTAGAGAGTAGAGTAACAAGTTTGAAGATGGCATTATTTTGCTTAATTTGCTGTGTTGTGTTTTGAAAAATGATGGTTTGTGTGTATACTGATTTATACTTGAGCTACCAATTTCCCTTACTTTTCGTTTTGCCTTATTGGAAAAGGAAAATTTGAGCAATGTCATATTTTTCGACATGATGTGTCTTCTTCTAGAAGTCAATGACTCTATGTCATATTTTCCCACAAGAAGTGTATTTTACTTTGAGTGGTATTTCTCATAGAAATTTTAGAAAATAACTGAAAGTTGATAAAGAAATTAAAAGGTCACTTGGCAAAAAGACAATGATATCATATGTCGATCATGGAAGTAGAAGTGAAATTG includes:
- the LOC111898159 gene encoding probable leucine-rich repeat receptor-like protein kinase At1g35710 → MPSSNLLLYSLTLLIITLFPKPTITYASLEEANALLKWKESLEIPNNSLLSSWLPLPMKSNASVPCTSWFGVVCNTDWSIHGLNLSSAGLKGTLHQFPFSLLHNLTYFDLAMNNFFGPIPPEIRLLSKLVYLYFSENKFSGVIPSEIGNLHQLTIFYLDSNNISGSIPSSLGDLISLKVLYFDQNQLSGPIPIELENLKHLVDLELSNNQLSGSIPSSLGNMTSLKFLYLFQNQLSGLIPIELKNLKSLAELSISYNKLSGCIPTSLANLSNLQLLYLSKNKLSGPIPIELGNLKSLTDLQMSYNKLSGSIPLSLTNLSNLQVLCLSQNKLSGPILIQLGNLTSLTDLQLSHNQISGSIPSSLGNLSNLQTLYLNENKLFGPIPTELGNLKSLTDLVVYINQLSGSIPSSLANLSNIESLHLHGNNLSGPIPYELGNLKSLTHLQMGKNRLSGSIPSSLGNLSNVHILYLYENILSGPIPTELGNLNYVSALAVSSNQLSGSIPSSLANLSNLQNLHLDENMLSGSIPNEVGKLKSLTILEVGNNHLSGTIPPEFGNSTQLQRLALFSNHLVGEIPKEFGKMKSMLYMYLCDNQLSGNIPPELGSFNELLELDLSTNRLNGFIPSSIGQWSHIYELNLSNNKIGGKIPSEIGKLGQLIELDLSHNLLTGEIPSEVQSLKILQNMNMSHNRLCGSIPNAFTSLPSGIDINLSYNELTGRVPPCSNFLNASIKGNPGLCGNVTGIKACASQIIKKKKDPFKHKLILVIMLPLSCAILLGLFMCGFIAYQKQKKKSPQKPLEEESGDYFSITSFDGKVAYDDILKATNDFNEAYCIGTGGYGIVYKAELQPNNVVAVKKLHSSSENVDHNGFLNEIRALTNIRHRNIVKLYGYCSHARHSFLIYEYLEKGSLGSILRSDILAKELDWLKRVNIVKAIANGLAYMHHDCSPPIIHRDISIANILLDSDYEAHISDFGTSKLLKLDSSNWTAIAGTYGYIAPELAYTMVATEKCDVYSFGIVSLEVIMGKHPGELPTLSTDYLVLANVGDSRIPLPSPQVEKQVNLVLNLSRSCLNSNPQERPTMHQVSNLLMKT